The nucleotide sequence TAAAGCCGGTGTGGCCATCCGCCCCCAGCCGCTCGAAGTCTCTCATCATCGGCCTGCTGGCCGGCCTGGTGCTGGGCACCGGTATCGCCTTTCTCATCCACCTGCTGCGCAACGGCGTGGATGACCCGGCCGAAGTCGAGAAGCGCCTGGGCCTGCCCACTTACGGCACCATTCCCTACTCCCCGGAACAGGGCAAGCTCGCCAAGATCATCGAAAAGAAAAAGCTGGCGCCGGTCATGTTGGCGCTGTCCGAGCCCAAGGGGCCGGCGATGGAGGCCATCCGCAGCGTGCGCACTGCCCTGCATTTTGCGGCGATGGATGCGCCCAACAACATCATCATGCTCACCGGCCCCGAGCCGGAGCTGGGCAAATCGTTCGTCAGCATCAACCTGGGCGCCGCCCTCGCCGACGCCGGCCGGCGGGTGGTGGTGGTGGACGCCGACATGCGCCGCGGCCACCTGCACAAGATGGTGAACAAGACCCGCGAGCCCGGGCTGTCGGAACTGATCAGCGGCAGCGCCAGCGCCGAGGAGTGCATCCGCAGCACGCCGTTCCCCAACCTGCACGTGATCCCCACCGGCACGCTGCCGCCCAACCCGTCCGAACTGCTGGTGAACGAACGCTTCGTGGAGCTGCTGAACGGCCTGTCGCGCATGTTCGACCACGTGATCGTCGACACCCCGCCGGTGCTGGCGGTGACCGACGCCGCCATCATCGGCCGCCATGCCGGCATCGCCCTGATCGTGCTCAAGGCCGGCCAGCACCCGATGCGGATGATTGAAGAAACCGCCAATCGCCTGCACCGCGCCGGCGTACAGGTGCGCGGCACCCTCTTCAACCAGGTGGGCCGCGGCCGCCATGGCCGCTATGGATACAAGTACGGCTACTACTACGGCGGCTACAAGTACAACTACGGCACCAAGACCTAACCGGTCCGCATCAACGAAAAAGCCCGCGAAAGCGGGCTTTTCATTGCGCATCCATCCTTCAGCACTGTCATTGCGAGCCCCCCACCACCTTCCCTGTCATCGCGAGCCCAACCACCTTCCCTGTCATTGCGAGCCCCCGCCACCTCACTGTCATTGCGAGCCCCCGAAGGGGGCGCGGCAATCTCGTCCTTCAGCACTCATCACACATCACTCACCACTCGGCGCTGAAGCCTTTCCGATCGCCGCCCGATACGCCCCCACCACCAACCCCTCATCAAACTCCCGCGCCATCTTCGCCCTGCCCGCCCGGCCCATCGCGGCCTGCGCTTCCGGTGACATCGCCACAAACCGCAGTACCGCCGCCGCCAAATTCTGCGCATCGCGCACCTGGCAAAGCAGCCCTGATACTTCATGGTCCACCACCGAACGGCAGCCGGGCACATCCGTAGCAATCAGCGGTCGCGCCATCGCGGCAGCTTCGATCAAGGTGCGGGGCGCGCCTTCCCGGTACGACGGCAACACCACACAACTGGCCGCGACGATGAAGGGCCGCACATCGTCGGTGGTTCCCAGGTACTCCACAACGCCTTCCGCCACCCAGCCCTCAACCGTCGAACGCTGAATGGCGGTCCGGTTCTCGGCATCCACCGCACCCAGCAATTGGAACCGGGCCTGAGGATGCAACGCTTTGACCTGCCGGGCGGCCTCGACGAACTCCACCACGCCCTTGTCGCGCAACAGCCGCGCAATCATCAGGAACACCGGCGCAGGCCCGGCAGAAGGCATCTCGACCGCCGCAAACCGCTGAAGATCGATCCCCGAACCCGGCAGCAACTGCGCCTGTCCCAGCAACACCAAGCGTCGCCGCACGAACAGATCGCGGTCATCGCCATTCTGAAAGAACACCAACGGGAGGCCCTTGAAAGCATGGCGATACAAGCCTTCAGCCACCGCCTGCAACAGCCCCCCGGACAGGAATGCCGTGCCCAGCCCCGTCACGTTGGGAATGAACCGCACCCCAACCGCTCGCGCCGCCATGGCCCCGAAGATGTTGTTCTTGATGGTGTACGACAGCACCACATCCGGCTGCAGCACCCGAAACTGCTGCTTGAAGCGCTGCACCAGCTTCACCCCCTCCAGCGGGTTCAGTCCCTTCACATTCATCTGCAAAGGCACGAAGGCACAGCCCATCTCCTGCAGCGCCGCCGCGCTGTCATCCGCCTGCGCCAGCACCGTAACCTCGTGCCCATCTGCAAGCAGCGCCGCCACCAACGGCCGCCGGAAGTTCCAGATATTCCAAGCCGCGTTAACCGTCAGCAAAACCCTCACCGCAGTTCCTCAGCACTCATCACTCGGCTCTCGTTACTGTCTTTTTCTCTCAGCACCATACTTACAATCAGCGCCGCTGCCATATGACCCTGCTACGGTGAATCCTTGAGACCGTCGGAAGCCGTGCTGCCGAGAGGCGAGGTTGATGTCGGAGATTTCGAGATCGCACCTATTTTTCTGTCATTGCGAGCTCGCAAAGCGGGCGCGGCAATCTCACCCCGCCGGCACAGTGCCCGCCAACGAGATCGCCACACGGCTAAGCCGCTTGCGATGACAATTCGTCGCTGCTGCTGCTCCTGCCACTACGCAGCATTCAGCACCATCTTCTGTTGCTGTTGCTGTTACTCGGCAGTCAGAACTCGTCACTCCGCCTTGCACATTCACCACAAATCCCGATAGCTCCCAATTCGAAACCCCGCTTCATTCGCAACCGCGGCCAGGCGCCCCTTGCGGAGATACTCGAACTCCGCGAAGCCAACCTGCCCCACTCGTGTAAAGCCCTTCATCGCACCAGCGTCTGCGACTGGGTGCACCATCAGCTCATGCACGGGCAGCTCGGTCGGCATGACAGCGAGAATCTGCTGGTAGTGAAGATCTTCCAGATACGGGGGGAGCGTGCCCAGGTCGAAAACGCTTCCGAGACCATCATTCCAGCGAACCCTGCCCTGCCACTGACTAGCTACGCGCCCCAAAAGGCCCGCCAGAGCGGCCCGCTTGATACGTCGCACCGGTGACGCTGCACGGTCCGGCGCGACCCACGGCACCCGCATGGGTACCTTCCGCGCCATACACAGCTCGGCGATCGCCGAAAATACGGGGCCGAATGCATGAACGTGTTGATGGCTATCGATATGTGTCGGCGCTACACCGCTGGCGACGAGGCGCGCAAACTGCGCCTGCAGTTCGCATCGAATCTCGTCCGCTCGTAATCTCCCCAACAACAACCGCGCTGCGATCTCACGCCTCGAAGTAAAACGCCCGTGCGCATCAACCAGGGATGCGACCTGACTCGGCGGTAACACTGGCTCGCCCCACGTGAGGTTGAAATGAAGGCCGACACCAAGAGACGGGTGTGCTTTCGCGAGTAGCACTGCGTCGGAAAATCCTGGTGCATTCACCATCACCGTCGTGCTGGTAACTGCGCCCGCCTGATGGCACGCAACAATTCCCGCATTCGCAGACGCATTCAGACCGAAATCGTCGGCATTGACGATCAACAGTCTCACTTGCGTCGCATCCAGGCCTTACGGAGGAAGCCAAATGGCTCTGCAACCGCAGGGAGCATGTCTCCAGGTGAGAAAACAGGCCAACTTGTCGCAGTCATAGCCCGAGCTGTCGATACATCTGGCGGAGGGAAGACAAAGTCCTTTCCACTACGGCGGTAAAACCGGGCAGACGCGATGTCCTTCAAGAGATAGCGCCAACATACATCCGTTCGTTGGTCGCCCTCGGGAAGGGGCGGCTTGCCAGACATGTCACGCCAGGCCGCCTCGACGATGCGCAAGCCTGCATCGTGCGCGATCTGAAACCAAAGGGTCGGGCGTGGGTTGATCTCGATGATTTTCAACCGGCCATCACGAGGGTCGCGTTTGAACTCTGCGCCGCAGACTCCCTGAAACCCGATCCGCTGAAGAAAGCCCAGCGTCAACGTCCGCGTTTCATCGCAAGGCTCACTGGTCACCATCGAAGCAGAGCCGAAGCCCGACGGATACTGCCGCAACTTTCGGCCGGTAAACACCTGCCTCGCAATGCCATCTCGCCCGATATATCCGCCGAACAGCGTGATCTCAGATTCAGGGCCCGGGATGACTTCCTGCACCAACCATCCTCCACTGTCGTCAGGTATGCGGTGCACTTGCGAGACAAACTCCTCTCGCGACCGGCAGAGCAGCACCTTTTTGCCACTCAGAAATGCCTTGGCCTTGTGAATCAGCTTGGGCTTCAAGATGCAGGGGAATGGCACTTCATCCGCGAGGGCGAGGAGCCGCTCGGTTCCCACCGCCTGCCAGACCCCCGGGGTCAAAAATCCATGCTGGTGACAAAGTGCATGGAACCGTTCCTTGTCGAGCAGATCAGCGGCAACCCCACGGTATCCACCGAGCACCTCAAACGAATGACTCAGGCGCTCTGCATTCGCCATCACAAATTCGATGAACACATCACTTGTGGGCAGCAGGAGTGGGCGTGAGCCGCCTGCTCCGCCGAACTTGGCCAGCCAAGTCGACACGTCACCCGCAGTTGTAACAACTCTTGACTGCTGAACGCAGGACGACCTAAACGCGCAGCCACGTTCAAAATCTGCAATGGCAACCCTGCCCGCCACTTTTGAGGCCTCGCGCGCGGCATACAGTGCTGTCGGCGAACTGCCGAGCACTACAATGTCGGCAGTCTCACCAAGTCTCACAGCAGCCAACTGTTGTAGGGGACATAACAAGAAGTCGCGTGCCGTGAGAAAACGAACCACGTCACGATATAGACACCATAGATCAGGAACGGGAGCGCACGCGCAAACCGACGACTTCC is from Flagellatimonas centrodinii and encodes:
- a CDS encoding polysaccharide biosynthesis tyrosine autokinase; amino-acid sequence: MWPSAPSRSKSLIIGLLAGLVLGTGIAFLIHLLRNGVDDPAEVEKRLGLPTYGTIPYSPEQGKLAKIIEKKKLAPVMLALSEPKGPAMEAIRSVRTALHFAAMDAPNNIIMLTGPEPELGKSFVSINLGAALADAGRRVVVVDADMRRGHLHKMVNKTREPGLSELISGSASAEECIRSTPFPNLHVIPTGTLPPNPSELLVNERFVELLNGLSRMFDHVIVDTPPVLAVTDAAIIGRHAGIALIVLKAGQHPMRMIEETANRLHRAGVQVRGTLFNQVGRGRHGRYGYKYGYYYGGYKYNYGTKT
- a CDS encoding glycosyltransferase family 4 protein, with the protein product MRVLLTVNAAWNIWNFRRPLVAALLADGHEVTVLAQADDSAAALQEMGCAFVPLQMNVKGLNPLEGVKLVQRFKQQFRVLQPDVVLSYTIKNNIFGAMAARAVGVRFIPNVTGLGTAFLSGGLLQAVAEGLYRHAFKGLPLVFFQNGDDRDLFVRRRLVLLGQAQLLPGSGIDLQRFAAVEMPSAGPAPVFLMIARLLRDKGVVEFVEAARQVKALHPQARFQLLGAVDAENRTAIQRSTVEGWVAEGVVEYLGTTDDVRPFIVAASCVVLPSYREGAPRTLIEAAAMARPLIATDVPGCRSVVDHEVSGLLCQVRDAQNLAAAVLRFVAMSPEAQAAMGRAGRAKMAREFDEGLVVGAYRAAIGKASAPSGE
- a CDS encoding carbohydrate deacetylase, encoding MRLLIVNADDFGLNASANAGIVACHQAGAVTSTTVMVNAPGFSDAVLLAKAHPSLGVGLHFNLTWGEPVLPPSQVASLVDAHGRFTSRREIAARLLLGRLRADEIRCELQAQFARLVASGVAPTHIDSHQHVHAFGPVFSAIAELCMARKVPMRVPWVAPDRAASPVRRIKRAALAGLLGRVASQWQGRVRWNDGLGSVFDLGTLPPYLEDLHYQQILAVMPTELPVHELMVHPVADAGAMKGFTRVGQVGFAEFEYLRKGRLAAVANEAGFRIGSYRDLW
- a CDS encoding carboxylate--amine ligase, encoding MLGSSPTALYAAREASKVAGRVAIADFERGCAFRSSCVQQSRVVTTAGDVSTWLAKFGGAGGSRPLLLPTSDVFIEFVMANAERLSHSFEVLGGYRGVAADLLDKERFHALCHQHGFLTPGVWQAVGTERLLALADEVPFPCILKPKLIHKAKAFLSGKKVLLCRSREEFVSQVHRIPDDSGGWLVQEVIPGPESEITLFGGYIGRDGIARQVFTGRKLRQYPSGFGSASMVTSEPCDETRTLTLGFLQRIGFQGVCGAEFKRDPRDGRLKIIEINPRPTLWFQIAHDAGLRIVEAAWRDMSGKPPLPEGDQRTDVCWRYLLKDIASARFYRRSGKDFVFPPPDVSTARAMTATSWPVFSPGDMLPAVAEPFGFLRKAWMRRK